The following are encoded together in the Tetrapisispora phaffii CBS 4417 chromosome 5, complete genome genome:
- the TPHA0E02740 gene encoding transient receptor potential ion channel family protein (similar to Saccharomyces cerevisiae FLC3 (YGL139W) and FLC1 (YPL221W); ancestral locus Anc_6.241) has protein sequence MKLIFKLCLLILNFNCILAKRTLVANSLVTCKEDSALSANSFDVVFNPDDNSLHYTLDLVTQLSGNLHATVDVYAYGFKIITEDIDFCNLEWKQFCPIYPGDVQIESIEYISTEYTDQIPGIAYQVPDIDAYARLNIYNNESDYLACLEIFFTNGKTVSQTGVKWASAVVAGIGLLLSAVLSTFGKSTAASHISANTMSLFLYFQSVVIVSMQHVHRVPPIAEAWAENLAWSMGLIRVSFMQKIFRWYVESTGGNPTLYLTSTTISVLTQRSLDYLKKRASNILYGNTNTLIFRGIKRLAFNINIENTSVVCTGFTFFVLCGYVLAGFIMCCKYCIELSFRLGWIKDQNRFYTFRNAWRIILKGSLLRYVFIGFSQLTLLSFWEFTEVDSGAVVTIACLFVVLSIGLMAWSAFRTHYFAQKSIKQYNNPAALLYGDDQILSKYGFFYTMFNAKHYWWNTVIICHSLIRSLFVGFSQASGKTQALAIWLCDLFYVVAVIRYQPYLDRPTNIINIFISVITVLNSFFFLFFSDLFGQPYTVSAIMGWIFFIMNAAFSFILLMMILTFTAMIVFSKNPDLRFKPANDDRNSFQRNFNSQTGAAANELLALGDLVKDHTELFDRDIQDQKDSNKSSSLDEYDLDEKKVITNDSTSLNDKSFSGKVLRNLTFKGLLGKKSKRPDNRTSNSNNNLPITSLSGDEMSKGAESPQEHSFFNENKKNYPGHIRQESESNNGLITSYDDENGGRLSNPFHLSQPNIFETRSESKSSSIANLERDSSYDSLGGPQDATRNANII, from the coding sequence atGAAACTCATATTTAAACTTTGTCtgttaatattgaatttcaaTTGTATTCTCGCCAAGAGAACTCTAGTCGCTAATTCATTGGTCACCTGTAAAGAAGATTCTGCTTTAAGTGCAAACTCTTTTGATGTTGTCTTCAATCCAGATGATAATTCTTTACATTATACTTTAGATTTAGTTACACAATTATCAGGTAATCTGCATGCTACTGTTGATGTTTATGCATATggttttaaaattatcactgaagatattgatttttGTAATCTAGAATGGAAACAATTTTGTCCAATTTACCCAGGTGATGTCCAAATTGAATCTATTGAATATATCTCAACAGAATATACCGATCAAATTCCAGGTATCGCATACCAAGTCCCAGATATTGACGCATACGCAAGATTGAACATCTATAACAATGAATCAGACTATCTGGCATGTTTGGAAATTTTCTTCACTAATGGTAAGACTGTTTCTCAAACCGGTGTTAAATGGGCTTCTGCTGTGGTTGCTGGTATCGGGTTACTATTATCGGCCGTTTTATCGACTTTCGGTAAATCTACTGCTGCATCCCATATCTCTGCTAATACAATGTCCCTTTTCTTATATTTCCAAAGTGTCGTCATTGTTTCAATGCAACATGTTCATAGAGTCCCACCTATTGCAGAAGCTTGGGCTGAAAATTTAGCTTGGTCAATGGGTTTAATTAGAGTCTCGTTCATGCAGAAAATCTTCCGTTGGTACGTAGAATCAACTGGTGGTAATCCAACTTTATATCTGACTTCCACCACAATCTCAGTATTAACACAAAGATCACtagattatttaaagaaaagagCTTCAAATATCTTATACGGTAACACAAACACATTGATTTTTAGAGGTATTAAAAGATTAGCCTTCAATATTAACATTGAGAACACATCTGTGGTATGCACTGGTTTCACCTTTTTTGTATTATGTGGTTATGTTTTAGCAGGATTCATCATGTGTTGTAAATATTGTATCGAATTATCTTTCAGATTAGGTTGGATTAAAGATCAAAATAGATTCTACACTTTCAGAAATGCTTGGagaattatattaaaaggTTCACTATTAAGATACGTTTTTATTGGGTTTTCGCAATTAACTTTATTAAGTTTCTGGGAATTCACTGAAGTAGATTCAGGTGCTGTCGTTACTATCGCTTGTTTATTCGTTGTTTTATCAATCGGATTAATGGCCTGGTCAGCATTTAGAACTCATTATTTCGCCCAAAAATCCATTAAACAATACAATAATCCAGCCGCTCTGTTATACGGTGATGATCAAATATTAAGTAAATATGGTTTCTTCTATACCATGTTTAATGCTAAACATTATTGGTGGAACACAGTCATTATTTGTCATTCATTGATTAGATCTTTGTTTGTAGGTTTTTCTCAAGCTTCGGGTAAAACTCAAGCTTTAGCAATTTGGTTATGTGATTTATTCTATGTCGTTGCAGTCATTCGTTATCAACCATATTTGGATCGTCCGACAAATATCATCAACATATTTATTAGCGTGATCACTGTCTTGAATtcattcttctttttattcttttcaGATTTGTTTGGCCAACCTTACACTGTTTCAGCTATAATGGGTTGgattttcttcattatgAACGCCGCTTTCTCCTTTATTTtgttgatgatgattttgaCATTCACTGCCATGATTGTATTCTCAAAGAACCCAGATCTAAGATTTAAACCAGCTAATGATGATAGAAACTCGTTCCAAAGAAACTTCAATTCTCAAACCGGTGCCGCTgctaatgaattattagctTTAGGTGATCTTGTCAAGGATCACACAGAGCTTTTCGATAGAGACATACAAGATCAAAAGGATAGTAATAAATCATCCTCCCTAGATGAATATGATttagatgaaaaaaaagttaTAACTAATGACAGTACCAGTTTGAATGATAAATCATTCTCTGGTAAAGTTCTACGTAACTTAACATTTAAAGGATTACTTGGTAAGAAATCTAAAAGACCAGACAATAGAACAAGTAATTCAAACAATAATCTTCCTATAACGAGCTTGTCTGGTGATGAAATGTCAAAAGGTGCTGAATCTCCACAAGAACATagttttttcaatgaaaacaaaaaaaattatccaGGCCACATAAGACAGGAATCTGAATCTAATAATGGTTTAATCACATCttatgatgatgaaaacGGTGGAAGATTAAGCAATCCATTCCATTTATCTCAACCAAATATCTTTGAAACCAGATCAGAATCAAAGTCCTCATCGATTGCAAATTTGGAGAGGGACTCGAGTTACGACTCATTAGGAGGTCCACAGGATGCTACCAGAAATGCTAATATCATATAA
- the PCL8 gene encoding Pcl8p (similar to Saccharomyces cerevisiae PCL10 (YGL134W) and PCL8 (YPL219W); ancestral locus Anc_6.236): MYGSEKYDDDLNEVLTSGSAYEISDVDEEFTKLRDLPLKSKIFTKSNNFSQLDEFLESRSNTPMPKKVRFDKEKDANKQDLTLDTDNNTLLSNDFERIDKSNYSTVEKSKIEQETSREISNFVELPIHTKSRESATESIASSNTTRNKHHVEDIIEYASQVNNYLEQNLENIDSFRADIMKSGGIYKPFSNLATENSSVWDSTSNFELSADELDENDKSNSFLFMNNFDRSSTSLPSGLLSSNLSLKLMSRTNNESGFKISSSASLTDFFEENRINNSNNNSNDNLKEYNIHKSDNNKIDIKSNEDNQDNHDDNLNLNFVDSNIYTLENSPTIMGGSQCNNIPEDMILGDSEICEMNVPNFKFLKIGDNSFNEEATSNNYFEDKLLVDYESIFKIRPIDDQNNMDIVPKTSEDSKTSVEEQKCPTINMLTDIIDILLKLTKNNNELHFISPEASKTEVYEQSKEKYDVFKMKSTPTVTYQNFIERIQSKCLFDETIYLGTIVLLQSLFLVREKETNLIKLKYPLEESYVHRLLIASIRVSSKVLQDFVHSHEYISKVFGVSKRLLTKLEVSLLLCIKNEGLMISAERLLASDKISCELKKLIENQ; encoded by the coding sequence ATGTATGGTtctgaaaaatatgatgatgatttaaatgAAGTGCTTACGTCCGGTAGTGCATATGAAATAAGTGATGTGGATGAGGAGTTTACTAAACTAAGAGACTTGCctttaaaatcaaagatatttacaaaaagcaataatttttcacaATTAGATGAGTTCTTAGAGTCAAGATCTAACACTCCCATGCCAAAAAAGGTGAGatttgataaagaaaaagatgCCAACAAACAAGATTTGACCCTAGATACAGATAACAATACCTTACTGTCTAATGACTTTGAAAGGATAGATAAGAGCAACTACTCAACAGTAGAGAAGTCTAAGATTGAGCAGGAAACTAGCAgagaaatttcaaattttgtAGAATTACCAATTCATACCAAATCTAGAGAAAGTGCAACAGAATCGATTGCAAGCTCTAATACAACAAGGAACAAACATCATGTCGAGGATATAATAGAATATGCTAGTCAAGTTAACAACTATTTGGAACAgaatttggaaaatatagATTCATTTAGAGCTGATATCATGAAAAGTGGGGGAATTTATAAACCATTTAGTAATTTGGCTACCGAGAATTCATCAGTTTGGGATTCTACCTCCAACTTTGAGCTAAGTGCAGATGAGttagatgaaaatgataaatctAATTCCTTCTTATTCATGAATAACTTTGATAGATCATCCACGTCTTTACCATCAGGATTACTGAGCAGTAATTTGAGTTTAAAATTGATGTCTCGAACCAATAACGAAAGTGgctttaaaatatcttcttcGGCATCATTAACTGacttttttgaagaaaatcgtattaataatagtaataataatagtaatgaCAATcttaaagaatataatattcaCAAAAgcgataataataaaatagatattAAAAGTAATGAAGATAATCAAGATAATCACGATGACAATTTGAACTTGAATTTTGTCGATAGTAATATCTATACTTTAGAAAATTCACCTACGATTATGGGAGGCTCGCaatgtaataatatacCAGAAGATATGATTTTAGGAGATTCAGAGATCTGTGAGATGAATGttccaaattttaaattccTGAAAATAGGGGATAATAGTTTTAATGAAGAAGCAACATCgaataattattttgagGATAAATTACTAGTAGATTATGAgtcaatttttaaaatacgTCCTATAGACGACCAAAACAATATGGATATAGTCCCTAAGACTTCTGAAGATTCCAAAACTTCTGTAGAAGAGCAGAAATGCCCAACTATTAATATGCTTACTGATATAATTGACATATTACTAAAATTAACcaaaaataacaatgaGTTGCATTTTATATCACCAGAAGCATCAAAAACTGAAGTTTATGAACAaagtaaagaaaaatatgacGTATTTAAAATGAAGAGCACACCAACAGTTACATAccaaaattttattgagAGAATACAATCAAAATGCTTGTTTGATGAAACTATATACTTAGGGACAATAGTTTTATTACAATCACTCTTTTTAGTACGGGAAAAGGAAACTAatcttattaaattaaaatatccTTTAGAGGAATCATATGTTCATAGGTTATTAATTGCATCCATAAGAGTTTCATCAAAAGTACTTCAGGATTTTGTTCATTCCCATGAATACATAAGCAAAGTGTTTGGAGTGTCAAAAAGGTTATTAACTAAATTAGaagtttctttattattatgtatCAAGAATGAAGGTCTAATGATTAGTGCTGAGAGACTGTTAGCGTCAGATAAAATATCGTGTGAGTTAAAAAAGTTGATAGAGAATCAATAG